A segment of the Collimonas fungivorans genome:
TGGCGTCATTGAATGTGCCTGAGGCGTCCAGCACCACGCGCGCATCGTAGCCGGCGGCCTTGGCGGACAAGGCCGGGAAGGTTGCACAGACTTCCAGCGACACGCCGGCGATCAGGATTTGCTTGCGCCCGGTTTTACGGATCGCCGCTTGCACCTGCGGATCCTGCCAGGCGTTGACCACGTTGCGGCTGATCACCGGCACGCCTGGCAAGGCTGCGCGCAGTTCCGGGATGGTCGGCCCCCACATGCCATCCGGCATGGTGGCCGTCATGATCACGGGCACGCCCAATGCCTGCGCCGCCTTGGCCAGCGCCACCACGTTGTGCCTGAGCTCGGCGACAGGCATGTCGCGCACGCCCGTGAACAGGCCGACCTGGTGATCGACCAGCAGCAACACGGTGTCGTTGCGCGATTGCGGCGTCAGATAGGCGTTGCTGCTCTGGACCTGCGTGCCAGCCGCGGCAACCGGGGCGGCTGCGGCAACATTGGCCGCAAATAGCGAGAAAGCCAAGGCGGCGATGGCGCCAGCCCGGATAAATTTGCTGTTTTTCATGTAATTCTCCTGTGGATGGAAACGGTTTTGGTGAGCGGCGATTTATTTTCTTTGCCCGCAATGAATGGTGCGCTTGCAACGATTATTAAAAAAGGTGCAAAATAACAACCCATCGTTTCACTGGCGGAACGATAAACAGCAAAGTGCTCACCTCTATGAATCCTTTAGCAATCGACCTGAACGACCTTTATCTGTTTGCCCAGGTAGTGGAGCGGCGCGGCTTTACCGCAGCCGGCGATGCGCTGGGGATCCCGAAATCGCGCATTTCGCGCCGCATCACGCAACTCGAAGCGCGCCTCGGTGCGCGCCTGCTGCAACGCACTTCGCGCCGCATGAGCCTGACCGAGGCCGGCCAGGAACTGTACCGCCATTGCGTCACCATGATCGCCGAGGCCCATGCCGGCGAAGATGCGGTGCGCAAGCGCCTTGGCGAACCGGTCGGCACGGTGCGCGTCAGCTTGCCGATGGCCATTGCTGACATCGCCTTGCCGCGCCTGCTGCCGCGCTTCATGCAGCAATTCCCCAAGGTGCGCCTGATGGTCCAGGCCAGCAACCGCCAGATCGACCTGATTGAAGAAAACATCGATGTAGTGGTGCGCGGCACCGGCGTCCAACTGGAATCGTCGAGCCTGGTGCAGAGCAGCCTTTGCTCGGTGCACTGGATGCTTGTGGCCAGTCCGCCATACCTGGCGCAGCATGGGCCGATTGCCGACCTGGCGGCGCTCGCCGGCGTCGACGTCTTGCACTATGCGCCGTTGAGCGACACCGAAGCCAGCTGGCGCCTGCTGGGACCGGATGAGGCCAGGCACCAGGCGCCGATCGGCAAAGTCAGGCTGCAAAGCGACAATTTGTCCATATTGAAGCAGGCGGCGCTGGCCGGCATGGGCGTCGCCAGCCTGCCACGTTATGCATGCGCCGCAGAACTGGCTGCCGGCAGCTTGCTGCCGGTGCTGCCGGACTGGCGTCCCAGGGCCGGGTATCTGGTGGTGCTGTTCCCGTCGCGCCGCGGCCTGGCGCCGGCGGTTAGGGCATTTGTCGATTTTCTGAAAAACGAGTTGCCGGCCGTGCTAGCTTAGCCAACGACAGCCGCCGAAGGCCTGCCAGCACATCAACGCTGCCGGACCGAGAATATCCGTTGCTGTCTCTACCAGCCCCGACTCAAGGTATCCTGCACGCACACACCCTCCAACACCTGGCTCGGCGGCGTGATACTGAACGGCGTGAAATTACGCCCTTCTTGCTACAGCATGCGGGACGGAAAATACCGGCAAGTCAACTACTACTGATCAGGGCTGATCGGACGCCACAGTATTCCACCAGCCGCCGCCCAAGGCTTGCAGCAATGCCGCGGTGTCGGCATAACGCGCTGCTTGCGCGACAGTGCGGTCCAGCTCGGTTTGCAGCCCCTGGCGTTGCGCATCCAGCAAACTGAGATGGCTGACGCCGCCCGCCTGGTACTGGCGCGAGGTGATCGCCAGGCTGCCTTGGGCATTCTCCGCGGCTTGCGCCCTCGCCTGCAAAACCTTGGCGTCATTCTCCAATGCGCGCAAGCTGTCCGCCACCTGCTGCAAGGCCTGCAATACGGTCTGCTGATAACTCGCCGCCGCGGCGTCGTAGGCGGCAACGGCAGCACGTTTCTTGGCGCGCAATTCGCCGCCATGGAATAACGGCTGCATCAGCTTGAGGCCGATGTTCCAGACGTTGAGGCTGTCGGCCAGGTCGGCGATCCGGCCCTGCTCCGTTCCGACGCTGCCGGACAAGGTGAGCTGCGGATAAAGATTGGCGCTGGCCACGCCGACCTGGGCGCTGGCCTGGTGCAGCGTTGCTTCGGCCGCGCGGATATCGGGCCGCTGGCGCGCCAGTGTCGAAGGCAGGCTAAGCGGCAGCCTGTCGGGCAAGGTCAGGCTGTCCAGCTCCAGCGGTGGCATGTCGGCCTGCGCCGGCGCCCTCCCCAAATAGACTGCAAGCTGATGGCTGGTTTGCGCTTGCTGCTGCAGCAGCGCCGGCAACGCCGCTTCGCTCTGCGCCACCAGCGTGCGCTGGTTCTTGAGATCACGTTCGGCGATGCCGCCGGCGGCCAGGCGCTGCTCCATGATGCCGAGCTGCTGACGCTGCAGTTGCAGCATCTGTGCTGTGCTGGCGATTTGCGCATGCAGCGAGGCATGGCGGATGGCCGCAGTCACCACATTGCCGGCCAGCGTCAGCCGCGCCGCCTGCAATTCGGCGGCCTGGTTGTCCACCTGCGCCTGCAAGCCTTCCAGCAAACGCGTATTGGCGCCAAAAACATCGACCGTGTAGGAAACATCGAGAGAGGCGTTATACAGCGTAAACGGCCCTGCCTGCGGCACATTGGGAATGCCGAGCGCAGCGGTATCGATCTGCTGGCGCACTCCGCCCAGTTGCAGGTCGACCTGGGGATAGCGGGTAGCGCCGACCTGGCCGCCCAGGTTTTCGCTGGCCTGGCGCAAGGCAGCTTTTGCCTGCATTATTGACGGGCTGTTGGCCAGTGCCTCGCGCACCAGCGCGTCCAGCTGCGGCGAATGGAACAAGGTCCACCATTGCGCCGGGATGTCCATGCCGGCATTGAAATGCTGGGCGCCGCCGCCGGTTCCCGTGCTGGAAACAGTCGCCAACGGTTGCAGACCCGCCGTGTACTGCGGTACGGCAGGCGCTGGCGGCGCCTGGAAATCCGGACCAGCCGCACAAGCAGCCAGCAATCCGGCCATGCCCAGGCATGACAAGGATCGGCGCAGCGGATAACTCATGATTGTTTTCATCCCGGCATTCCTCAGTCCAGAGTACGCCGGTAAAAGCGCAGCGCAATACCCATCACGATCAGGGTAAACAACATCAGCGGCCAGACATTGGGCCAGAGGTCAATCCAGCCGTTGCCCTTGAGCAGGATGCCCCGTATCAAGCGGTTGAAATAAGTCAGCGGCAGCAGGTTGCCGATGAACTGCGCCCATTTCGGCATGCCCTGAAACGGAAACATGAAACCTGACAGCAGGATGTTCGGCAAGAAATAGAACATGGTCAGCTGCATCGCCTGCAGCTGGTTTTGCGCAATCGACGACAAGGTGATGCCGACCGTCAGGCTGGCTGCAATGAACAGCAGCGCCGCCAGGTAGATCGCCAGCACGCTGCCGGCAAACGGCACATGGAACATGAAGCGTGCGCCGAGCAGGATGATGCTGGCCTGGATCAGGCCGATGGCGATATAGGGCATGATCTTGCCGGTCATGACTTCCACCGGCGATACCGGCGTCGCCAGCAGGTTTTCCATGGTGCCGCGCTCTCGCTCGCGGGTCATCGACAAGCCGGTCATCATCACCATCGTCATCGACAGGATCACCCCCATCAATCCCGGCACGACGTTGTACTGGGTCACGCCTTCCGGGTTATACAGGCGCTGCACCTGCACATCGAAAGCCGGCGCGCCGCCGCTGAACCTGGCCAGCGCGCCCTTCAGGTCCTTGTTGGCCACCGATTGCACCAGTTGCGGCAAGGCTGCCAAAGCCATGCCGGTGGCGGTAGGATCGGTGGCGTCGGCCTCGACCAGCAGCGCCGGCCGTTCGCCGCGCAGCAGGCTGCGGGTGAAATCGGCAGGAATGTTCAGGACGAACAGCACTTTTCCTTGCGCCAGTGCGGTACGGCCGGCGGCCTCGTTCGGCAGTTCGGCGACGATGTCGAAATAATCGGACGCTTTCATGGCGGCGATGAAGGTGCGTGTGAATTCACTGTGGTCGGCGCTGATGACGGCAGTCGGCATGTGTTTCGGATCGCTGTTGATGGCGAAACCGAACAGCAGCATCTGCATGATCGGAATCACCGTGATCATGCGTACCGTGACACGGTCGCGCATCAGCTGCAGGAACTCCTTGAGCACGATGCTCCACCAGCGCGAGAATGAGAAACCCGAAAACCCGCTCATGGCTGGTCTCCGAAATTGTCGGCCGAACGGTTCATCATGTAGATGAAGACGTCTTCCAGGCTGGTGTCTATCTGCTCCATGCGCAAGCCTTGGCCCTCGGTCATCTGGCGCAAGGTTTTCTCCAGTAGCGCGGCGTCCTTGCCGCACACGTGCAAGGAGGTGCCGAACACCACCAGCTGGTCTACCCCGGGCTGGTTGTGCAGCTGCTGGGACAGGCCGACCAGCTTGTTGTCGTGGATATCGCTGTCGCGCTTGTTGTAGATGGCCCAGGTAGTCAAACCCTGCCCGGCGACGACTTCGGCGGCGGTGCCTTGCACCAGCAGCTGGCCGTAAGCCAGGTACGCCAGTTTGTGGCAGCGCTCGGCTTCGTCCATGTAATGGGTGCTGACCAAGACGCTGATGCCCTCGGCCGCCAGCCTGTGCAGCTCTTCCCAGAAATCGCGGCGCGCGGCCGGATCGACGCCGGCGGTGGGCTCATCCAGCAACAGCAGTTCCGGCTGGTGCAGCATGCTGGCAGCCAGCGCCAGCCTTTGTTTCCAGCCGCCTGACAAGGAGCCGGCCAATTGCTTGGCGCGGCTGGTCAGCCCAAGTTTTTCCAGGCTCTGGTCGACCACTTCCTTGCGGTTCTTCATTTCATAGATGCGGGCGACGAAATCCAGGTTCTCGCGAATGCTGAGATCGTCCCAGTAGGAAAACTTCTGCGTCATGTAACCGACCCGGCGCTTGATCTCGCCGCTTTGCTTGATGATGTCGAAACCCATGCAAGTGCCATGGCCCGAGTCGGGAGTCAGCAAGCCGCACATCATGCGGATCGAGGTGGTCTTGCCGCTGCCGTTCGGTCCCAGGAAACCGAAGATCTCGCCGCGCCGCACCTGCAGCGAGAGATCCTTCACCACGTGCTTGCTGCCGAAGTGCTTGTTGATGCGGTCGACATCGACCACCAGGTCGCCATTGGTTTTATCGGTTTTGTCCGCACTGCTGCCGGTCGCCGCCGTCATGGCAGCCTCACTTCCAGCGGCTGGCCAGGATGCAGCTTGGGGGCGTCGGCCGGGGCCGGGCGCGCTTCTATCATGTAGACCAGCTTGGCGCGCGACTGGTTGCTGTAGATGATGGGCGGGTTATATTCGGATTCGGTCGAGATATAGGAAATGTGCGCCGCAACGTTCGCCTGGCAGCCGTCGCAGCCGAGCGTCACGGCCTGGTTCACCTTGAGCCGCCCCAGCACGGTTTCCGGCACGAAAAAGCGGATCTTCACATTCTCGGGCGGCAGCATGCGCAGCACCGGATTGCCGGCCGCGACCCATTCGCCTTCGCGGTACATGGTGTCGAACACCAGCCCGCCGCGGGTCGCCGTGACGTTTTTTTGCGCCAGTTTCCAGTCGGCCTGCTCCAACACTGCTTGCGCCGCTTCGACCTGGGCCTGCTGCGCCCGGACCTGCGCCTCACGGTTCGGCAAGCGATCTACCGCCAATTGGCTTTGCCATTGCCTGACTTGCGCAGCGGCAGTCTCCGCCGCCGCGCGCGAATCGTCGAGTTGCTGCTTGGCGATGCCGCCGGCCTGGAACTGGGCCTGGTCGCGGCTGAGCTGGAGCGCAGCCTTGGCAGCTGTCGCTTGAGCCTGGGCCAGTTGCGCGCGCGTTACTTCCTGCTCCTGCGGCCGCTTGCCGCTTTTGATATCGACCAGCTGCGCCTCGGCTGCATTCAGCTGGCGCCGGGCCTGGCGCTGGGCGGCGATCTCATCGCCCGACTCCAGCATGAACAGCGGCGCGCCTGACGCCACCTGCTGCCCGCGCAAGACCGACAGGCGATCGAGGCGGCCGGCTTGCGACGAAGCGATATAGACATACTCGCCTTCCACATATCCCTGCCAGTCGTTGTCGTTGCTCGGCGTGCATGCTGTCAGCGCCAGGCAGCTCGAAGCCGCAAGCACAAGAGTCGAAGACCGCAGGAAACGTTTGGCAAGGCTGGGCGACATGGGATTTTCCTCTGCTATTCGTCGGTAAGCGGATCGTGGCTCGGAACAGTCGGCAGCGCCAGCCCGTGCAGCAGCAGCGCCGTGACATGCCGCTTCAGGCCATCCTTGTCGAGCAGCGCTACCTTATTCAAGGGCGGCGGCAAGACCGGCCCGTTCTTCAAGGTGCGCGCCATCGCCAGCGGCAGCATGGTCAGGCCCAGCACCGAGATAAAGATCAGGGCAGGCTCCAGCCCCGGGTTGATGGTTCCGGCTTGCTGGCTGCGGCCGACGTTCCCGGCGAACGCGGCCAGCTTGGCCAGCGGCACCCGCTGCACCATGCGCTCCCGCAGCTCGCCGCCGTCGCTCAGGACTTCGCGCACCCACAAGGCCGGTATCCACGGCATGATTTCAGTCGTCGCGATCATGCGCTCGACGATGCCCATGATCATCTGTTCCGGCGGCTCGTTGCCGGTGACCGGATCCCAGATGCTGTTGACGAACAGGCATAGCCGCTCATCGACCACGGCCTCGATCAGCTGGTCGCGGTTCTTGAAGTAGTAATGCACCATGGCTGGAGTTACCCCAGCCTGGCGCGCAATCGCCGCCACCGTAGTCGCCGCGACTCCCTGCGATGAAAACAGCAAGGTGGCGGTATCGAGCAGTTTTTCGCGCGAATCCTGGTCCGACGCCAAAGGACGGCCACGCGCTGGCGATGTTCTGGTCATGCACCAATATTAATCAATGCATTAATTAATTACAAGGGCAGATACCCAGATCGAGATTCAATAAAAATCGGATAAATTACATTAATAATGTAATTTATCCGTTTGATTTAATACTATATTTTTAAATTTCTCTGGCGATTACCGCGACCGCTCATGAAATCATGCGCGCGGTGCCTCATTGTGCCTCATTGTGCTTCAGCGACTGCGCCAGCTCGCCAGCCTTCAGCGATCCCATCAGCGACAGCAACGTATTGAACGCATTGGTGTCACCGCCGCCGCCCATCTGGATCTGCGGCACCAAAGGCACTTTTGACGTTTCAAACGCTTCAGCCAGGCGCAGCATCACGGTCTGCATCAGCTGCTTGTCGGCGCCCTCTCCTTGCAACGCTTCGGACTTGGCCTTGATCGCCGAGGCTTCCGCCTCACCCACCGATTTGATCGCCGAGGCGCGGCCGGAGCCTTCCATTTCCTGCTTGAATTTTTCCGCGTGCGCCAGCGCCTCGATCTCCTGGCGCTTCTTTTCCGCAGCTTTCACATTGGCCGAACCCTGGTTTTCCTTGATCGAGATATCCACCAGCGATCCGGTCAGCTCCTTCTGCTTGGCGGCGCGCTGTTCTGCCTCGTTGAGCTCGCGCTCCTTGTCGGCGGCAATCTGCTTTTGCGCAAAAGTCTCTACCTGTTCCCGCGCAATCTGGCGGTCGCGCAGCTGCGCCATGATGTTTTCGATCTTGGTATCGCCGGGTTGCGGTTTGGGCGTGCCGATCAGCACTTCCTGGAATTCCAGCGAATAAGCCTGGAAGCGCTCCTTCATATCGGCCGAAGCATTGGTCTGCAGCTCGCTGCGCGACTGGATCAGCTCAATGAAGGTCTTGGTCTGCGAGACATTCTTGAAGTACGAAGACACCATCGGATCCAGCGTTTGCTCCACCAGCTGCGCCACGTTGCCGAAACGCTGCACCACCATCGGCGCCTTGCGGTAATCGATGTGCACCACAACCGACAACGGCAATTGCGGCTCGAAGGCATCCTTGGTGATCAGGGTGATTTCGCGCAGGTTGTTGTCGAAGTTGGAACCGCTCTCGCCAGATTTCCACATCAGGACGAAGTTGGTGGTCGGAACCAGTTCGATCTTGCCTGCGTAGGTATTGAAGGCATACTTGCCTGGCATGAGCGGATCACGCCAGACGCCGCGGCAGCCGCTTTCGACCAGTTCGCCATGGCTATATTCCTTGCCGGACAAATCGGAGCCTTTGCGGCCGGTGTAGGAAACCACCACCCCCACATAACCGACCGGAATGATGGTCTTCTTGATCAACTCGACTGTCGCAAACAGGCGGTTGATGTAATAAGTACCCTCCACCAGCACCCGCTCCTGGCGGCCGCGCAAGCCGCTCGCAGCCAGGAATTTTTCCGGCTCCTGGAACGAGTTGTGGCTGTCGCCTACATCCGGCGCCAGCAATTCGTCTTTCGGCAGCCCTGGACCGTCCTGCACCGTCACGATGGCCAGCTGGTCCGAATCGTGGGTGCCGGCGACTTCCTTGAGCACTACCGGGGTAAAGCCGTTGCGCTCGTCCAGCACGCCGCGCATCTGCTCGTAGTAAGCCTTTTCCTTGGCGTCCAGCGACAGCGAATAGGTCGCCTCTTCCGTCATGACGACAAACAGGGCCGGATTGATGATGTGCGTGCCTTCACGCAGGATCTTGCGTTGCGGTCCCTTCTGGCCGCCGCCTTCAAGGAAGGAGCGGACGTCGCGGAAATCCTGGACCTTGGCGTTATCAGCCAGCGTCTGCCCGGCAGGCAGGTCGATGCCGTCGCGCGCAAAAACATAGCCGATCTTGCCCTGCGTGACAGAAACCATGGGATGGATATGTACCCGGAACTGGAACGGCGCAAAAAAATGAAAACCGCCGCGCCTCAGCTCAGGCTGAAGGCCGGCCTCGCCATGCAAGGCCAGCAAACCGGCTTTGACCGATCCGCTGGAACTCCACAGTTTCTCGACCACGCCGATCCGGTCGTTTGGAATGTATCGGATGATGCCCGATACCGAAAAAAACACCGCAAGCACAATAGCCACTGCAACCAGAATGATAAGCGCCATGGGCAACCAGCCCAGGCTTGAGAATAGATTAGACATACCGTTTCTTTCTTTATTTTTATACGACTGTTTTCCCTGCCGGCGCAATATCCGCCAGCCATCCTGCCACGGGGATCCATGGCAAAATCATTTTCATTACTCTCTGGGATTGGAGAAGTCAGGAATTTCCGCTGTTGCCCGCTACGATTGCAGCTGCCGAATAATTCTGTAACGCCGGGCAGGAAATTTCACTCCCGGATAAATTTTTTATTTTAGCCATACGCCTTCCTTTTTATCGTCAATAAATGTCCAGCGAATCACCCTGAACATCCAGGCAAATGAAGCGAGGACGAATTGATTCTGGACCTTAAAATGGAAGACTGCTACTGATTTCGAGCAACGGCGATTCGAATGTTTCTTCAGTCACGGTGGGGTGAATTACTGGTATTCAGACACGATATCTCTGTTTTTCGAGGCAAATGCCGAGAGAAGCTATTCAATCGAACGGATTTGGGCCGACATGCGTCCAGATGGCACATGATGACGCCTGCAAGACCGCATTTTAGATATGATGGCGAATGCCGATACGGCAATCCTGCAACACAGCCGACGCCGGCCGCGCAAAAACAGCAAACCACCTATCGGAGCGGCAAAACGTGACCAACCTTAAACTCCCTGCCCACGGACAAGCCCGTACCGCGGCCATGCCTTTCATCATGCTGACCGTCCTGATCGACATGATCTCGATTGGCCTGATCATCCCGGTGCTGCCGGTGCTGGTCGGCAAATTCACCGGCTCGCAAGCCGACCAGGCATTCTGGTATGGCGCGGTGGCTTTCGCTTTCGGCATCGCCAATTTTTTCGGTTCGCCTATCCTCGGCGCCCTGTCCGACCAGTACGGCCGGCGGCCGGTGCTGCTGCTGGGATTTTGCGGGCTGGCGCTGAATTTTTTTGCCACCGCGTTTTCGACTGCGCTGTGGATGCTGATCGTGGTGCGACTGGTCGGCGGCGCCATGCAGTCCAACGCGGCGGTATGCAATGCCTACGTGGCCGACATCACCCCGCCGGAGCAACGCGCCAAGCGCTTCGGCATGATAGGTGCGATGTTCGGCGTGGGTTTTATAGTCGGCCCGGTGATGGGCGGTTTGCTGGGCGCGGTCAATTTGCGCTTGCCGTTCATCGTCGCCGGCAGCCTGGCCTTGCTGAACCTGATGTACGGTTATTTCGTGCTGCCGGAATCGCTGCCGCGGGAGCGGCGCCGCAGCTTCGGCTGGCGGGCCGCCAATCCGCTGGCCTCGCTGCAAGCCTTGTCGCGCCTGAAAGCGGTAGGACCGCTAGTTGCCGTGATTGCCTGCAACGGCCTGGCGCAATTCATGTTGTTTACCACCTGGGTGCTGTACACCACCTTCAAGTTCGGCTGGGGGCCGCTGGAGAACGGCCAGTCGCTGGCGGCGGTCGGCATCATGTCGGTGATCGTGCAAGGCGTCTTGCTGGGGCCATTGCTGAAACGCTTCAGCCCGCAGCGGCTGGCGGTGATCGGGCTGGTCTCCTCCACCGCTGCCTATATCTTGTGGGGCGCCGCCAGCCAGTCGTGGATGATGTATGCGGTGATTTTCGCCAATATATTCGGCGCCACGGTGAACGCCTCGATCCAGAGCATCATTTCCGGCGCGGTGGATTCGCACAGCCAGGGCCAGACCCTGGGCGCCGTAAGCTCGCTCAACAGCCTGATGGCGGTGATCGCGCCGGTTATCGGTGCGCCGTTGCTGGGTGCAGTGTCGCACCTGCCCAAGGGAGACTGGCGGATTGGCGCGCCGTTCTACTTTTGCGCAGTGCTGCAGCTGGCCGCGCTGGTGCTGGCTTTCCTGCATTTCCGGCGCCAGCGCCGCCAACGCGCAGAGGCCGAGCCTGCGGGTGCTGCGCTGAAGACCGAGGATGTACTGTAATTTTCAGGCGGCGGCGGGAACCCGCAATGACGAACCATGCTCCGGCGCACGTGCGGAAAGACGGCTGAGCGGGATCTCCACCCAGCGATAGAAAATCGCGCCGGCGGCAAGGCTGGCGGCCCAGGCCAGCACCATGCCGCCCGCCTGCAGCAGCGGCCGCGCCGGCACGAACTTGGCGAACGCCGCATTCACGACCAGGCAGACCGGGAAATGCACCAGGAAGATCGAGTAGGAAATCCGGCCGAATGACCGTATCCAGGCAAAACGCTGGCGTGACAGCAGTACGCCGCGCCGGCTCACCAGCACCAGCGCACAGGCCACCAGCAAGGCGACGGCGATGCGGCTGCGGAAATCGATCGCCAATGCATACAAGGTCGGCAACAAAATCGCCGCCAGCAGCAGCGCCACCACAGCTGGCCGCCGGCCCAGGTCGCGCGCCCACCAGGCAATCACGCCCAGGCCATAGCTGCCGAAGAAATACGGCGCCCAGGCGTCCCAGGCGGCATCGCGGTTGAAATAGAACAGCGAGGCGCTGACGCCGGCCACCACCAGCAACGGCGCCAGCCATGGCATGGCGCGCCGTCTGGCCAGGCCTCCGGTCAGCCATAGCAGCATGGTCAGCAACGCATACAGCTGGAAATCGATGGCGACGTACCAGGCGCCGGCCGAGATCGATTCGTAACCTAATATGGAGTGCAGCAACAAGGCGTGGGCGGCCAGTTGCATGGCCGTCGGCATGGCGGAAATGGAGTAATGTGTCATCCACAGCGCGGCCCAGGCAGAGGCGCCTATCGCCAGCACGGTCGCCACCAGGAACGGCGGCACCAGCTTCATGTAGCGCCGCCACAAGACACGCAGCGGATCGGAAACGGTGGAAACGCCCTGCGGCGACAAGGACTTGGCAGCCAGGAAGCCGCCGACCACCAGGAATACCTGCACCGCGATGCGGGCGTAAGCATCCAGCCAGTCGATCAGAACCGGCGCCACGGGACGCACATGGTCAGCCATCGGCCCGTAGAACGCCAGATGGTGCAAGACAATCAGTTGTGCCGCAATGACCTTGAGCAGGTCGATAAAGCCGAATTGGAAACTGGAACTACGGTCTGGTGCTTTGGATGAGCTTGATAGCAGCGGTGAAACGCTCATTGTTACATCCATGTTAAAAAAGATGCCAATGATAAAGATTCAAACGCGCTTGTCCAGCAGAATAATGTTTTGTAACATTTCCCACATTCAACAAAATAATTTGTCGAAACGATATTATTCGGTGCGCTCTTGCGCCTTGCCCACGGCCAGCTGGTATTTCTTGATCTTGTCGTACAAGGTTTTTTTGGGCAGGCCCAGGCGGTCCGCGGCGATGGCGACGTTGCCGCTGCTGGCATTGAGCATCTCGGTGATCAGCATGCGCTCGTAGGTATCCAGCTGCTGCGGCAGCGGCACGCCGTTGGCGACGGCGCCGCTGTCCTGGGCCGCAAGATCGGCCACCCCTTCCGCCACTCCCAGCACCAGCCGGTCGGCAAAATTGCGCAGCTCGCGCACGTTGCCGGGCCAGTCGCGGGTTTGCCATTGGGCCATCTGCGCCAGCGTCCATTGCGGCAGCGGCCGCTGGTAACGCAGCGCGGCGCCCTGGATGAAGTGCGCCAGCAGCAGCGGAATATCCTCGCGCCGCTCATT
Coding sequences within it:
- a CDS encoding SPFH domain-containing protein, translating into MSNLFSSLGWLPMALIILVAVAIVLAVFFSVSGIIRYIPNDRIGVVEKLWSSSGSVKAGLLALHGEAGLQPELRRGGFHFFAPFQFRVHIHPMVSVTQGKIGYVFARDGIDLPAGQTLADNAKVQDFRDVRSFLEGGGQKGPQRKILREGTHIINPALFVVMTEEATYSLSLDAKEKAYYEQMRGVLDERNGFTPVVLKEVAGTHDSDQLAIVTVQDGPGLPKDELLAPDVGDSHNSFQEPEKFLAASGLRGRQERVLVEGTYYINRLFATVELIKKTIIPVGYVGVVVSYTGRKGSDLSGKEYSHGELVESGCRGVWRDPLMPGKYAFNTYAGKIELVPTTNFVLMWKSGESGSNFDNNLREITLITKDAFEPQLPLSVVVHIDYRKAPMVVQRFGNVAQLVEQTLDPMVSSYFKNVSQTKTFIELIQSRSELQTNASADMKERFQAYSLEFQEVLIGTPKPQPGDTKIENIMAQLRDRQIAREQVETFAQKQIAADKERELNEAEQRAAKQKELTGSLVDISIKENQGSANVKAAEKKRQEIEALAHAEKFKQEMEGSGRASAIKSVGEAEASAIKAKSEALQGEGADKQLMQTVMLRLAEAFETSKVPLVPQIQMGGGGDTNAFNTLLSLMGSLKAGELAQSLKHNEAQ
- a CDS encoding TCR/Tet family MFS transporter, which produces MTNLKLPAHGQARTAAMPFIMLTVLIDMISIGLIIPVLPVLVGKFTGSQADQAFWYGAVAFAFGIANFFGSPILGALSDQYGRRPVLLLGFCGLALNFFATAFSTALWMLIVVRLVGGAMQSNAAVCNAYVADITPPEQRAKRFGMIGAMFGVGFIVGPVMGGLLGAVNLRLPFIVAGSLALLNLMYGYFVLPESLPRERRRSFGWRAANPLASLQALSRLKAVGPLVAVIACNGLAQFMLFTTWVLYTTFKFGWGPLENGQSLAAVGIMSVIVQGVLLGPLLKRFSPQRLAVIGLVSSTAAYILWGAASQSWMMYAVIFANIFGATVNASIQSIISGAVDSHSQGQTLGAVSSLNSLMAVIAPVIGAPLLGAVSHLPKGDWRIGAPFYFCAVLQLAALVLAFLHFRRQRRQRAEAEPAGAALKTEDVL
- a CDS encoding acyltransferase family protein, which produces MSVSPLLSSSSKAPDRSSSFQFGFIDLLKVIAAQLIVLHHLAFYGPMADHVRPVAPVLIDWLDAYARIAVQVFLVVGGFLAAKSLSPQGVSTVSDPLRVLWRRYMKLVPPFLVATVLAIGASAWAALWMTHYSISAMPTAMQLAAHALLLHSILGYESISAGAWYVAIDFQLYALLTMLLWLTGGLARRRAMPWLAPLLVVAGVSASLFYFNRDAAWDAWAPYFFGSYGLGVIAWWARDLGRRPAVVALLLAAILLPTLYALAIDFRSRIAVALLVACALVLVSRRGVLLSRQRFAWIRSFGRISYSIFLVHFPVCLVVNAAFAKFVPARPLLQAGGMVLAWAASLAAGAIFYRWVEIPLSRLSARAPEHGSSLRVPAAA